From a region of the Lactuca sativa cultivar Salinas chromosome 4, Lsat_Salinas_v11, whole genome shotgun sequence genome:
- the LOC111917753 gene encoding uncharacterized protein LOC111917753, producing MSLEDIVKSLATSTQSFQQETKASIKNLEQQMAQLAQSVSKMENQGKLPPQTEKNPKHNACAISLRSGKKYDGPKMPEEEEEELVIEEPPKKDQKKEEMMEKKKPEEKEEKITPPPFPSRLSSNKKEREDSEIMAMFRKVEVNIPLLDAIKQKRMPPKCKDPGVFTVPCKLGNLYVPHAMLDLGASINVLPYSVYKSIGIGTLTKTGVIIQLADRSIVHPKGVLEDVLVQVNEIVFPADFYVLDIGDDDHPSSSSILLGRPFLKTARTKIDVYNGTLSMEFDGEVINFNIYEEFDSNSVKEIAENFKLDEELLEIVESMEEKKKIRYDNSNVKLPISDTKLLPSVVRAPKLELKTLPDHLKYAYLGEEKTLPVIISNKLSIVEEDELVTLLKKYKKAIGWTIADIKGLSPSLCMHKILM from the exons ATGTCCTTAGAAGACATAGTCAAAAGCCTTGCCACCAGTACCCAAAGTTTTCAGCAAGAGACCAAGGCAAGCATCAAGAATCTTGAGCAACAAATGGCACAACTTGCTCAATCGGTGAGCAAAATGGAGAATCAAGGAAAGCTACCTCCTCAAACTGAAAAGAACCCAAAGCACAATGCTTGTGCAATTAGCTTGAGGAGTGGAAAGAAATATGACGGCCCGAAGatgcccgaagaagaagaagaggagttgGTGATAGAAGAACCACCAAAGAAGgatcaaaagaaagaagaaatgaTGGAGAAAAAGAAGCCGgaagagaaagaagaaaagatCACACCACCACCTTTTCCATCAAGATTGAGCAGCAACAAAAAAGAGAGAGAAGATAGTGAAATCATGGCAATGTTCCGGAAAGTTGAAGTCAACATCCCTCTATTAGATGCGATCAAACAG AAAAGGATGCCCCCAAAGTGCAAGGATCCAGGTGTTTTCACCGTTCCTTGCAAATTGGGAAACTTATATGTCCCCCATGCTATGCTAGATTTAGGAGCTTCAATTAATGTTTTACCATATTCTGTTTATAAATCTATTGGCATAGGCACTTTAACAAAAACAGGGGTGATCATCCAACTTGCAGATCGTTCTAtagtacacccaaaaggtgtattAGAGGATGTTTTGGTGCAAGTTAATGAGATTGTCTTTCCTGCAGATTTTTATGTGCTTGATATAGGAGATGATGACCATCCATCCTCGAGTTCCATACTTTTAGGTAGACCATTCTTGAAAACAGCAAGAACAAAAATTGATGTCTACAATGGTACATTGTCCATGGAATTCGATGGGGAGGTCATCAACTTCAATATCTATGAA GAATTTGATAGCAATTCAGTCAAAGAGATTGCAGAAAATTTCAAGTTAGATGAAGAGTTGTTGGAAATTGTGGAGAGCatggaagaaaagaagaaaataaggtATGATAATAGCAATGTGAAATTGCCCATTTCTGACACAAAACTTCTTCCTTCCGTTGTACGGGCACCTAAGCTAGAATTGAAGACTCTTCCAGACCATTTGAAGTATGCGTACCTTGGGGAAGAGAAGACTTTGCCTGTCATTATCTCCAACAAGCTGTCCATTGTAGAAGAAGATGAGTTGGTGACTTTGCTGAAAAAGTATAAGAAAGCTATTGGGTGGACAATTGCTGACATAAAAGGGTTAAGCCCTTCCTTGTGCATGCATAAGATCCTCATGTAG